DNA sequence from the Prolixibacter sp. SD074 genome:
ACGAATACCTGGCCGATCAAGGTGTGATATCCCGGGGCCACTCACCAGTCAGGTACCAGGCACTATTAGTTAATCAGCTAATGGGCATGCAGGTCATTGGAATAACCAACAATCTGAATTTTGCCCTTGGCCCAACCCGTTTAAACATGATGAAAAGACAAAAAACATCGAGAAAGAAGCTGTTCCGCATGGCTTGGGGAATCCCCGTTTTAGCTTTCATGCTGGTCGCATTCGCCGAACCAAAATACCAGGCAGCAGCACCTGTAACGAATAAAGTTCAACCTGAATCAGAACAAGCCGTAAAAGCTGAGGCAACTAAAACGATTCATGGAACCGTTGTCAATGAAAAAGGAGAACCAATGACAGGAGCAACAGTCCTAATCCGCCATACTACCAAAGGTACCGTAGTAGATGAGAATGGAAATTTTTCACTTGAAGTTCCCGAACAGGGATGCGAGTTGGTTATTTCTTTTGTAGGCTACCAAACAGTCGTCAAAAAGATAACACCGAACGAAGACAATATCAAATTGAAGATGAAGAAAGGCGTTGTGGGAATCAGTACGGAACTTTCACCGGCCAAAAAAGAAATGCCCGCTCCACCACCGCCACCTGCATCGTCAAAGCAAGCAGATAATAAGGACAAAAAGGTATTCGTCATCGTTGAAGATATGCCGCAATATCCGGGAGGACAGCCAGCATTGGCGAGATATATCGATGACCAAAAGAAAGAAATAATCCAAGAAGCGAAGGCTGAAGGTAAAACGCTAAAAGGCAAGGCTTATGTTAATTTTGTCGTTCAACCGGATGGTTCGGTGGGCCAGGTAAAAATTACCAAAGCCAGTGGTTCAAAATATCTTGATGAAAAAGCTATCGAAATCGTAAAAGGGATGGACAAATGGAGTCCCGGCAAACAACGGGGAAAAGCTGTTCCGGTTAACTTTGCCGTACCTATCGAATTTTAATAACACCCATGCGAACAAAAAAAGAAGGATGCCGAAACGACATCCTTCTTTTATATTCTGTAAAAAGTCAG
Encoded proteins:
- a CDS encoding M56 family metallopeptidase, which encodes MENWFDFLLHASIGFSLFFLLYWLLLRQSTHFKANRVYLLASVLMALIVAAFPFHYTVSLQPITNFNLTTLTGVLNHQVATEGNQTAGQTGTNWSTVLLFAYLTGAALFALRLLIQTWKPLRVIYSSEPKMQDGYYIHENDKYALPFSFFNHILINPKYLKQEEINEILSHEQVHIRERHWIDLLIIELLTVIFWFNPFIWFIELAIKQNHEYLADQGVISRGHSPVRYQALLVNQLMGMQVIGITNNLNFALGPTRLNMMKRQKTSRKKLFRMAWGIPVLAFMLVAFAEPKYQAAAPVTNKVQPESEQAVKAEATKTIHGTVVNEKGEPMTGATVLIRHTTKGTVVDENGNFSLEVPEQGCELVISFVGYQTVVKKITPNEDNIKLKMKKGVVGISTELSPAKKEMPAPPPPPASSKQADNKDKKVFVIVEDMPQYPGGQPALARYIDDQKKEIIQEAKAEGKTLKGKAYVNFVVQPDGSVGQVKITKASGSKYLDEKAIEIVKGMDKWSPGKQRGKAVPVNFAVPIEF